The DNA region ATGTGCTTGCATCTGACATGGCTGGACACTTGGATATAAGGGAAGCCATGTATAGACTATATGATGAGATGTGGTGTGTACCAGTCAATGTTATTAcactttctgtttttatttggtCATGAAGTGTATAATCGTTACAGTCTCTGTTAAATATTCAAGTTTGTTTAGTAGGGTTCGGTACTTCAAAAGCGCAGTATTTTGTCATCGACATCGTCATCTTCAAATTTCGTATTGCAGCCATTTTAATCTAGATATCTATGCCAAGTAAGAATTCTGTAGAGGATATTGCCATTGTTTTAGGGAACGTTTGTGAAAGTCGTTTTGACAatgcttgtttttttttaattattagtGAAAGATGTATCTATGTAAAATTATGACTATCTTTACATCCTGCTGTCTTGTCTGTAAAAGTTTTGTCATATAGCACATCGTAAAATGTCAAACACAAATGACCTTGTTGTCTTCACAAATTGTCTAGTGCAATGGATTAAGATGTAGATGTCCCTGTGATGATGATTTCTACTTTTCtattaactgaaaaaaaaatatgcagtGGCAGTTAATCGACAAATTTGATAAGCCTGTCAACATGTAATGACATCTCGTATTACTTAATCTGACGAAGTGATTTTTCCTATTGTGGTCACCAAATCAAAAAGGCTTTCAGCACACTCTAagaacatacacacacatcattATCGACCAGTGTCTGGGGGATTCTTCTATTTTGCTAAAATGTTTTTGGTTATCTTTAATTCCCGCTGTGCTTTCAAGAATACAGTTTGAATAATCCACATTGTCGAATGTAAATGAACATCCATTATTTGTAATTAGGAGGTTGCCAGCAGCTGAAAATAGACAAGAGAGATGACCGCTTTTAGAGTTTCATTCTTTTGTAACCTAACCGACATCTGCCAATATCCACAGTGTGGtgatatttccatacatttcgAAACACATATTAATCAAAATTTATCGCAAATTTCGTTCAGAATGGCGAGATAGAGTTTAAATAAATGCACAGCTATCCCCATTTTGATAGTATTTCAGTAAAAGTTGACCAGATCGACATTTTCCTTCATTCGTTGTCAttataatacattttaaaacaaacattcaaGTATTTCTAGTTTCTGAAGATTATCCCGTCAGAATCTGTAATGTCCCTAGAGTGGTAATTTAATGACTTTTTTCCCTACGATATATTGTGACTTTTGACGTGTACGTGTCGTCTAACATTTGAAAAGCAAGTCTCGTGGTATACGAGAACTCTACGTGATGCTTTTCGTTGCTTACTGTGACTGTACGTATACactattacattttgtaaaagcGCCACTGTTTGTCACATACATTAATGATTAATGATAATGTACGTTCAATTCTTGAATTGACTTCACATACAGCAGTTACACCTTCAAACAAGTTGTCCATCATGAGTATGTGAAAGCAAATAACGTTAGGGATGCAAGCCCAGAAAACTTTGGCTAGAGGAGCGCCAAACTTATGAGTTAATAGTAAACCATTGACAGTGTCGAGAACTGTCTAAGGTTTACACAAAACTTTCAGTTTGATTTGAATTTCCTGTAAAATGTACAGCCACAGCTGTACTTCAATGCTCGCAGCCACTTTCACTTTTTATCAATAGCGTGTGTAGTACGTGAACTACACAATCATTTAGAGAACCGAAATATTCGCACATGCGCACCTTACCATTGTTGCTCTCTAAATCGTTTCATGAATCGCTGTACTTCTAAACACTACCAGCCTAATTTACACGTTTTGGCCGTCATGATACAAGAGTCGTTTAAGTCTAGCCTTTAACGTCCACACGTGCAATTTATTTCAGATTTAACATCACCAGCTTCTCAGCCTTCCGTAGTTATCGGGGAAAATTCAACTATGACACCTGAGCAGTCGTCGTCAATCGCGTCCAATTGGTTACTCACTCAAAGGGACAGCGACTATGGTTGGAAGAATACTCCGCAGAGTTTAATTGCCTTACGGTTAAGCAAACCAGAATGGTTCGTCAGTGATCAAATGCAAAGTACACTCAGCATTAAACGTATGGAAACAGAAATCTTAGAGCAAATGGTGGTAACTCCAGGCAGAGTTTTAGAGTAAGTGGCGAACATTTCAGTTATagaaaaatatgtatttctagCATCATGATTTTGGCGGGACTTGTGTTCGTAATTTGTCTGCTCGTTAGCCGGATACAACCCATAACTTTATGGATGTCACCtattttactttgatatcataAACAACttcaattttgatcaaaataaaatatgccTGGgcacataaaaagaaaatattcacaaaatgatgttttttctTGATTTCTTTGCATTGAGTCATTACGTCATTGAACATTTTTACATTCCATAAGGAGAGGTCATATTTTAGGGATGGAAAGGCTGTGTGAgtgtgagtatgtgtatatgtctgtctgtctgtctgtctgtctgtctgtctgtctgtctgtctgtgtgactgtgtgtcagtgtgtctgactgtcatcgttttctcaaaaacggctggctcaattcaaacgaaatttggtacacatgtttttagggtaatggctagaactgcttaggtctttgttttcatttatgttaATGACCATTGggatgattaatgattttcgttTATcgggctatatcttaagaatgcacgcttcaaattcaatataatttggtacatacattgatgataactaAGTGCATGTGTCATCTAAAGTTTGACATATTCgcagcttttagttttaatgattcatttgcataattaacgattttcatTATTAGTTGGGCTATATCTTATAGAATGTTGAAATTcagtataatttggcacatacttcaaacataacaaaacgCACATATGATggaaagtttgttgatgtagcttttaatttcaatgattcgtttgcataattaatgatattcaaTATAATGTGCAACTTGCCATAGAACCAGACCCGTCAATAACCCCCTCATTGACAGTATATCTTTTTTATCACCCTAAAGGCAAGATTCAGATGACGAAGCATTTACAGATATTACCATGCCAGCGGGCCTCCTAGCTACATATATAAATGCAATGGTTGCAACTTGCCAGGACCTGAATAGTTTTAGTCCGTGCAATCTGTTAAAGTCTATGGAACATGATATGCAGTCATCTTCTGAGGCTAGCAATACCAATAATTACTATTACTACAGTCTAGGACTTATCTCACTATGCAACAGTGATGGAAAAATTTCCAATGGACACATTGAAAGTATAAAAAATGCCCAACTTCCTAATGGTGGATACCGACACGGCATAGGTAAGTAGACAGAAAAACTTATTTTAGCCCCAAACGGACACCGCCCAAAGGGGCTAATACATACATTGGGTTCCGTCTATGCATCCGTCCATGCTGCGTTCACGTCACCCTCACATCTCTTGATTCAAGTTCAACCAAACTTTGCACAACGGTAACACACTGTGTGGGACTTTGTTTTGCGACttaatcaaatatggctgaatggcggtcatatttgttgtatgtgtactcaccctcatatctctggcatgcaccaactgatttcaagcAAACCTGTTACAAAGGTAACATGCTATGTCAGACTTACACGTCACTTTGTGTTGCGACCATGGCTGTGCGTCTGTGCGTCCGCCTGTCCGTGCGTTCACCATCATACCTCTTGCATGCACCAACCGAGTTCaaccaaaccttgcacaaatgTAACATGCTATGTTAGACTTTGTTTTGCGAACATGGAAAGACGGAAACCATACATGGaaagattttgaaaaataatttagCTTAGTATACACAGAGATTTTGGGTATATCGGCTGATTGGCTTGGCTTAACAGAATGGAAAGAATTGTTTGGGAGTATACTGTTGACGCCGCGGCCAACTTATCGAGTATGTTGTTCAGAGAAATTAATATCGACAATTTTCGGTCGTGAGAAAGTTGGAACGAACAAAGAAACTCGTGGAAGAAGAGCAGGAGTAAAGGAAGTGAATGGTAGAATGACGAAAGTGAAGTGTTTCTCAGATATTTAACTAGAAGCTCTTTAGTACTAATTTGAAGTATAAGAAGCGAGAAGGTGTTATTTTAAAGATGTGATTATTAAGTTTAATAATCATGTGTATGTAATAGAATAAAAACAAGAGTATGTCTTTTTTACAGATGCAACGTCAATGGTAGTGGTGGCGCTGTCATGCCTGTCAAAAGGCAAAAAAGAAAAGACGTCACCCGAAGCAACTATCAACAGCGCTATCCGCTACATCATACAACAACAAAGGAATGACGGTAGTTTTGGTAGTGAAATGAACACAGCAAACGCAGTTCAGGTACGGTTTTTGAAAACGTTGGGTGATCATTTGCCTAACTATAATTCGATTCaagatatacattttatacaatttgcAACATAGAAAGAGTTGGAGAAAGATTTCCTCAATGTCTATGTTTGTTTGCAAGTATCAAAGCTTTAGACATGGCAGACAGTGAGATGTCGAACTGACTTCCTTCAGTACGTACAGTACGTTCAGTGAGATGTCAGTCTGACCCCTTCAGTACGTACAGTGCGTTCAGTGAGATGTCAGTCTGACCCCCTTCAGTATTTCCTACCTAAAGCAAAATTTACAAGTGACAAGCTTGAGATATTGCAGACGATGACGGTGATAAGATGTCGTTCAATGCATTCAGTGGGAGATGTTTGTAAAGAATAGTTAATGGTAGCCAAACACCTTTAATAATAGTCAACTTGTTCTTTGGGTGAACTTCTTCCTGAAACACGATTTTAAAAGTgtatttaccccccccccccaatattaTGGTTATACTCATATTTCCATCTAAGTGCCAAAGgcaaaagaaattaaaaaccGCGCAAATTTCGTGGACTCACTAATTTAGACGGGAGAACAATCTATACCGATTACAACATAAAGTCAGATGAGCATGGATGCACCGTGACCCCTGACctttgatatatttacatgtctGATATGAATTCATCTGTAGTTATGATTTGATTTTGACTCTTAAGAGTACACTTTGTAATCAGCTGTGACGTATTCAAAATTAAAAGTGATTTGGGAAATTTGTTCAGAGACAATATTGAAgggaaaaaataaaatgcatgATTCTTTTTTAAGTGAAATGGTAAAactgtatattgtgtttttgtCGCAGGCGTTACTTGCAAATGGTATGGACCCCGATCACAGCACCATTAAAGATGCGTTGACGACGATTGTACGGAAGCAAAAACAAGATGGCTCCTTTGGCAGCATTTTAAATACTGCCATCATTTTACCAACACTCGCTAAAAAGACATACATTGATATCAAAAAAAGTATTGAATGTGAAGGTAAGTGAATGACTGAGACACTAATCATTTGGTTTATATACTTATATCGTCTTTAGTTACTCAATCATTTCATTGGCATTTTACTGACATGCATTTTTGATTATGTAGATGGCAATATAATCTGAAAGCATGTGGCCATGACTTGGGGTGGGGATGGGATTGGGTGGCTTGGGTGGGGTGAAATAAGGTATGAGAAAGATGCAAAGTAAATCTTACAAATATAATGTTTGACTAAAGGTTTGTGTTTCATACATGATTGTACAGTACTTGCTATTTTCTGTATGCTCTCCTACTTTAAAACGGTCGAAAACACTCAAAAtttgaacatttaaaaataGATTCCTTGTCTTCAGtgaaaataaagtcaaacaaagcaatgaaataatgtcaaaaatgtattattagtatttcttcttcttctcctcctcctcctccaccaccaccaccaccacctcctcctcctccttctcagtatgtcatttatttatctgtatttGCGTTTTTGGTTGTCGTTTCAGCCGTGCCCACCCAATCCGATGACGGACTGATAGATATCGCCCTAACATTGGCGAGTGACGTCGAAGACAGCAACATCACTGAGTTGACCTTTCATGTCAATGTTATGCCAGGGTCAAGTCTCTACGAAGTCTTACATCAAGTTAAAGACCTGCATGATGAATTTTTAACAGAGTACGTGTTTTACATTCAACTCCATTCTTTGAAACTAATTTTTCTAGattaaaatgtgtgtttccgatccgaccgaccctagtttaagccaccaACCCTAAtcttttttaaacatttaaaacaaaaagatatgaaattctttgtcttcttaaCCTACCttcacgtctgttttctttccccagtgatgcctGTACATATTTAAGTGTTACAGAAAGGAATATTCTGACCGACTTTTCGTTTTTGGTCGAAgcaataaaaataattaaaaagataaaatgaaataaaatcctgGTCTACCTAACCTATTTTCTGATAATATGTTATCGGAAacgttattatttttttcgcGCCTTAGGTAGAATTCGAGCTAAGCCAGTTGCAACCGAAAAGTTGTTGAAATCTTCAGTATACACTATCACTGTTCGTCCATCCATGTTGTTAGGCTCTATCTCGGGCCCAActcaatttgaataaaaaatgcCAAACGTTTTGTGTACACTAATTAATAGCACATTAGGGGTATATTAGGACAACGTCTTCCTAACGTAGAGGGCGTGTTTGAGTTGTAAATAATTTTCTTGAATTCACTGGGTGATATCAAACCTGTTTGCTTTTTTTGAAAGTGACAATGTGAGTTTTTTCAAGGATGACTTGATTTCTTTCAGGTATACTAATACTGTGGATGTCTGGGGTCATTCAATTGTGTCTATAAATGGTCACAAAGCCGAGCGAACTGCAACCCACCAGAAATACTGGACTGTGCTATTATCGAAGGATATGGAAACTTCTTTGAGTAAGTATATTGCTACACGATTACTGACCAAAAGAACAACTGAAATGAGTCAATTCACACAACGTAATCTTTTTTGTTGATGTGGTGATCTCGAACTCTAGTGTCACGTTCTCACAAATTTCTTAATTCTTTTTTcttgttgaacattcaaactgGTATAATagtttgtatattatatataatacatatcaatatggtaattatttatataatattcataatatttcaGCGAAGCTTGAAGGCAAAGTCATTTTTGTCACACAGCAAGGGTGGGTATGCATAACAAAATGTCCATAGTGGTCGAGGGAACTATTTGATTGCGATGGTGGGCCAGACTGTTTACATCGGGATCTGTCTTTTTGCTCCGCTGTCTTACAAACGATTTGTGAAACAGCGAAGTGTAGCTATATGTGTATGagtttgtataatatatatattttaaattcaaccTCATTGGTATCAAGTTCTTGTCATTTTATATCCAACTCGTAGCCACATGCCAGAAAATGTGGTAGCACGTAAACACCGCAGCTGCAGCAGCTAGAATCGAATCCGTGACAAATGACATATGTCTGGTTCCAAAAAGTACATAAATGATCAGAACTGTCGATGTTTTGGTCATAAACTCTACTTTGAGCCAAAAGCCAATGATTACGATTCCTTCTTAATACCGGTAGTCACGTTAACATATAATATGTTGCCATCAGGCAGTGAGCTCCTCCCTGGGTTAGTAGTCACGCCACATTGGAGCAGGGATAGTGTAAGGAGGGGTTCCATAGTGatgtacaggtatatatattatttatttgccagaggttgaaaaatgtttacatatcaagtgaggaaaatgaaataatcaagtaatcacatcgccaattaggaaaagtatatataacagaataacttgaacttctggctggaccacaaaaatagtttgttcaaactagtcgagttcgaggcccaaggaaaacatatacagtaatatgatataaaaaaataaccaaaaaaacaaacaaaaaaaaattgaaataacagaccaaaacgaaagcaaacacacacacacacacacacacacacacacacacacacacacacacacacacacacacacacacacacacacaagcaagcagacaaacaaacaagcagggaaacacacacacacacacacacacacacacacacacacacacacacacacacagatcaATGTCTTAATACCAAAAAGAATAGGGTCACAAGATGACATTCTGACCAATCGGTGTGTCTTTCCTTGCAGGTATCGATGACATCATACCCTCTGAAGGAGACAAAATAACCCTTCTGTATACGTCTGTGGCGTTGCCGCAACAGTGATCCTTAAAAGCGTTCTTCTATTTACTGGCACAAGACTCTTAAATCAACCTTTTATCCCGAAATATCATCACCACACTGTAAATTTCTTGGAATTTGGAATTTCTTGGAATGCTGCTGGGAGCGCTAAAACAGCAAGGAACGACCCTTCCCAGGAGACAGACCTTACCAAACTATGGAAGATGTTATATGAACAGTATGTtgtgatactagtatataacaCCGTAGGTTCAAAACTCTGTATTTAGCAAacaattataaatatgtaaaatctatGTAATAATTCAAAAATTGCAATATCAGAAAAATTAGTTCATGATGGAGATAATTTTCTTttataatttacaaatacataagTACTTTAGTAATTTACGTATGTGGAACATTACTAGTTGCTGtatcattacatatatgtaGAGATCCCGTGGGCCTCTAAATGCAATGTTtgatacaaatttgaaaatgttatccGCGTCACTGCAAAATCGACTGGCTTTACAGGAAACATCGAACTTTCTCATCTCAAATTATTTGGCTAAAAAAGCGTTGATGACATTCCCATCCTTTTGGAATCAGACGATCGCCTTATTTTGTGACGTCACTCAGGTCTCAGACTAGATAATTGGCTAATATTGGTATGAGTGACTTCTTCGAAGTATCCGAATTTTAAATCAGTGTATAAAATAAGGGGTAGAGGGTTAGAGAACATGGCCCCATGGGTAATATTTTTGACGTCACAGTGTTTGATTGAGAGAtgatattatgttattataCCTCCATTACCACCGTGTAGTGGTTACCATAGTTAcaaagtatttcattgaaagcTGATAGCATTATGTTAGAGTAGCTTTATTAGCATAATTTACTGGTTACCATAGTTACACATTAGTATTTCATTGAAGCTGATGACATTATGGTAACAGTAACGTCATTAGCATAATGTACTATTACCATATAATCATATACTGGTTAAGACAGTTAAGACGGGTCTCCTAGttgtacaaaatgttgaaagttCATAGCATTCCAATTATGTCAGTCGTTTTAACGTTATTTGATATATGGTATTTTATACTATGTATTCATAGACCTAGtcttatgcaaattagggtcttGCATTCTTCCTAGAAAAAAAGGAATTTTGATACTATTCTGCACTGCCACTGTACAAACTTGAAATTTCTCACTTTTTACCTCTTTTATTGGCACCAAGACACCAGGTGACACATTCCTGTCTCTATTCGTATCAAGGTATCAAGCAAACGACGTGTATTTAGACATAGTGTTGTACGAGTTCAACGTTGTATCAAGATCGATTCAGCTCAAATCTAATAGCCAGACAAATTTGCAGATATGACAGTTTTGCCATTTATTACTGATTTTAGGGTATTTGGTGACGTCTTTCTTTCCATTCGAAATTGATgcatgataaaaacaaattttacgTCGACAGCTTCACAGCAAAAGTGTCGACAGTTTATTCTATGATCAATATGTGTATAAgacatgaaaataacaattacatgtaactgaaAGAACACACCAAGCAGTAAGTCAGTCAAATTACAAACATAACATGGAGATTTGACTTCTATGAATGGTGCTGTTTTTAGTGTTtgatcttttgtttttgttgacgTATACTCAACAATTCTactgcagtgctgttttggtaTTGACGAGAGCATAACAGTACGACGTGCATCGTTCGTATAGCAAAACGTATTGTCTACGTTTTTGAGTTGAATGCACCATCAATCAGTAGTGAAATTAGTAGAAGTAGTGGTGAACCCACTACACCAATATCGTCTGGTCTGGCAAAGCATTTTATGCGATGATTAAGTTGACAAAAGTGTTCAGTAGTTCTAgcaaattaaaattgttttatgcatgaaatatttcagtattaTGGCAACTAACTTTCAATGCAATGATCGCAATAATATGCCAACTCACAATATACGCAATTCAAACACAAATCGCAATACTATTATCAGACGTTTACaagaatatgtaaaataaacagAACTATCAAGTCGTCCTTTTGATGTGACATGATCTTATGCTGTATATAACAAAATGGTACCACCTCTAAAGAAAGTCTACTCGAAATTTCACGGGAACGTTGAATCAATGTGATATAGGAGTTACAGTACTATGACGTCACAATCGAGTTAAAAGACAAAGAATGATTTCGATAATGaacaaagtgttttttttcGTGTTGTGTATTCGCGTACAAATATGTCTGTATGACCTTTCGACTTCTCTGCGACCTACCAACAAACGTCGCCAAATAGTATCTCGGAAGTCTGTATTAAGaaacaaatattatttaaacttCGTCAGAAGAGTGTTCCTTGGAATTGTCTACCTCTGTATTTCATTCTAAGTTTTTCTTTTCGTGGAATGGGGCATTTTAAAGTCTGGtttgattattttgtcaaatgtCACATTCCATGTAGTTCATATGTACCCGTTATGTTGTTTTGTCTATCCTTGCGTTTGTGTATTGCTTATTGAAACGCTTCAAGAATGGTCCCCCAACAAAGTACGCCCTCTATAGTATTGGTCTAAAACATCATGGCACAAATTGATAAAGTACTAGTCACGTATTCCCTTAAATGTGCgtgatttaaatttgtttatcagTGGGTTTAGGGCGTGTTTACCCTCCTTGTAAGTACATGCAGTGTTCAGCTGAGTGTTGTTGACtcgttttcatttccattaGCTGAcgttttaaaactgtaaaaacACTAAGTAAAAACGGACACAATAGAGCCGACTGGAAACAAAACATCTTCATCTCTGTTGAGTTATAAACCTATTCAGTGGTTAATGACAATGTAATTATGGGCTATTGTATAGTCATCCGAAAAAAGGAGTATTGTAATGTAAGGCTCATGTTACACTATTGTATATGGGGAAGGGGATATATTAGTGTTAGCAATGTCTTATCACTATACCTTTCCAATGATAGAATTCGATAATTACTGAATTAGCATATTGGTTCACCCATAAATCAAACTTGAAGGGAAAATATGCCGAACTGATTTTTATTTGAAGTGTAACCCAAAGATTTTGTTGTAATGAAAGATTATTTACGATATAAGTAAAAGGAATGTAATTTTATGCAATATTAAGATATGatttattgtttttcatttcctgACATTATTATGATAGTATGTACTTAAAGAGTGGAAAATGTTGATGAGACTTTACGGGTAATAATGTTATTCTTGTTCCATTGTATGTTGAAGAACCTGTTAATGAAAGGTGGCATCATCCGGGTAATGCATTTAGTGTTTTATCTATAATATATAAGATAATTAAACTTTCATAAAACGTGATGGTATCCTGAATtgcgtagtagtagtagtctgCAAGGTACgtcgtgatggggcgccctcacacacctgTCAACCTcaggccgatgagggcggagcgacacgacgTATTGTACAGGCTACGTGGTAAATGCCTTAGAACTGAAAAATCACGAAATCTCAAACCCATTTCACCCTAAACAGTGGGTTTATTTTCGATCACACATGGGTACCGGGTAGATGTTTCCAGCTTGGGCCACACCCCCGTATGAAAATATTAGGAGTCCCCCGGTCGTCCATTTTGAgctagaagaaaaaaattaaggGTTACCAtagatattaaaaaaaataaaactataaattcatttttgaatcCAGTGTACTGTGATACTTGTCACTCTGTAGGAAAATACAAGATTGGCAATTCCCTTGAAAACAGCTTTTGGAAACCACTAGTTTCCTTTATTATTTCAAAGGGATCAGATTTGAGAGACTTTGATTTTTCAGAGAAACTAGTCCTCCAAGGCGTATTACCCTCACTACCTTAAACGATTCATCCACTTGTCAACGATAGTCACGGTGTTGGTAAAGTCCACTTAGAGTTGAAACCAGCTAGCCTCAGGctgatattacatgtagtgtTTTTTGGATTCAAACATTCTACACTACAGAGtacaatgaaaatatgaattctCTTGTGTAATGTCAGTAGTCTCTGAACAACACAAATATGGAAAAGAATGGCATCATTGTCTATATCGTCTCTTGAAAGAGGGGAATGCACAAGTAATAAACTAATTTTGTACTGAAAACATGGACTTAAACTtgagtattgtattgtatgtgtgtatgtatgtatgtatgtatgtatgtatgtatgtatgtatgtatgtatgtatgtatgtatgtatgtatgtatgtatgtatgtatgtatgtatgtatgtatgtatgtatgtatgtatgtatgtatgtatgtatgtatgcatgtatgtatgtatgtatgtatgtaatattttttttaaataattggtttatgtatgtaatattttttattaatttttttatgtatgtatgaatttatgtatgtatgtatgtatgtatgtatgtatgtatgtatgtatgtatgtatgtatgtatgcatgcaatattttttttaaataattttttttatgtattaggtatgtatgtatgtatgtatgtatgtatgtatgtatgtatgtatgtatgtatgtatgtaatgttttttttaaataatttttttgtatatatgtatgtaatatgtttttagataattattttttatgtatgtaatattttttttaaataattggtttatgtatgtaatattttttattaatttttgtatgtatgtatgtatgtatgtatgtatgtatatatatatgtatgtatgtacgtacgtacgtacgtacgtacgtacgtaaatattgtcatatgtatgtatgtatgtatgtatgtatgtatgtatgtatgtat from Glandiceps talaboti chromosome 18, keGlaTala1.1, whole genome shotgun sequence includes:
- the LOC144449171 gene encoding transcobalamin-2-like isoform X1, which codes for MSMMCMRFARRDDDQASDTRDGLYTTKISLAPGIRRGGASEGHSEGHSGGFDFMESYTDTEFSYQKHSTRTIIALIIAIVIVAAILGGVLFSMYVFNESSNLTSPASQPSVVIGENSTMTPEQSSSIASNWLLTQRDSDYGWKNTPQSLIALRLSKPEWFVSDQMQSTLSIKRMETEILEQMVVTPGRVLEQDSDDEAFTDITMPAGLLATYINAMVATCQDLNSFSPCNLLKSMEHDMQSSSEASNTNNYYYYSLGLISLCNSDGKISNGHIESIKNAQLPNGGYRHGIDATSMVVVALSCLSKGKKEKTSPEATINSAIRYIIQQQRNDGSFGSEMNTANAVQALLANGMDPDHSTIKDALTTIVRKQKQDGSFGSILNTAIILPTLAKKTYIDIKKSIECEAVPTQSDDGLIDIALTLASDVEDSNITELTFHVNVMPGSSLYEVLHQVKDLHDEFLTEYTNTVDVWGHSIVSINGHKAERTATHQKYWTVLLSKDMETSLSIDDIIPSEGDKITLLYTSVALPQQ
- the LOC144449171 gene encoding transcobalamin-2-like isoform X2 — encoded protein: MGDSKRDGLYTTKISLAPGIRRGGASEGHSEGHSGGFDFMESYTDTEFSYQKHSTRTIIALIIAIVIVAAILGGVLFSMYVFNESSNLTSPASQPSVVIGENSTMTPEQSSSIASNWLLTQRDSDYGWKNTPQSLIALRLSKPEWFVSDQMQSTLSIKRMETEILEQMVVTPGRVLEQDSDDEAFTDITMPAGLLATYINAMVATCQDLNSFSPCNLLKSMEHDMQSSSEASNTNNYYYYSLGLISLCNSDGKISNGHIESIKNAQLPNGGYRHGIDATSMVVVALSCLSKGKKEKTSPEATINSAIRYIIQQQRNDGSFGSEMNTANAVQALLANGMDPDHSTIKDALTTIVRKQKQDGSFGSILNTAIILPTLAKKTYIDIKKSIECEAVPTQSDDGLIDIALTLASDVEDSNITELTFHVNVMPGSSLYEVLHQVKDLHDEFLTEYTNTVDVWGHSIVSINGHKAERTATHQKYWTVLLSKDMETSLSIDDIIPSEGDKITLLYTSVALPQQ